Proteins encoded together in one Ptiloglossa arizonensis isolate GNS036 chromosome 9, iyPtiAriz1_principal, whole genome shotgun sequence window:
- the LOC143151538 gene encoding histone lysine demethylase PHF8 isoform X5, whose product MELPVTYCLCGRSYDSEQFMIQCDVCKEWYHGGCVSVKEYMSIDLDKYHCPRCEAMCGPSLIKARLNWHRHDYSESEADTKPVQTGTPVFIRELKSRHFPKADEIVKHVRGQQLTLQYLQTNGFESPIIIDGKDGLDMIVPPPNFSVYDIESYIGGDRDMDVIDVTRQSNIRMKLRDFVEYYNSPCRTRVLNVISLEFSNTGLSPMVEAPYIARKLDWVNSVWPRDWSEDSDIKRPEVQKYCLMGVKDSFTDFHIDFGGTSVWYHVLRGEKVFYLIRPTSANMQLYQHWMCSSTQSETFFGDQADACYKCILKQGQTMMIPTGWIHAVLTPVDSLVFGGNFVHSLNIPMQIQIYELEKKMKTPAKFQYPGFETINWFAAKKLLKELKELNNEGKKCPAYLLQGVKALLSILKQWNTDKDYNMISRGQIPETISSQKLLKDFSKEIRHAERYLISLNPPKPERESKRKKKKPLNKDFVDYDVADRMADNPFKTMLKETNKVETMISESLPSGRPPLKLTLPKPIMYPYVKTQSSILEEKSGSSPISKRSSKPGKQSPTVIRFKLGNNEVVRRASKELTWKQTSIYDFHDGSNESDYGRFMIDESPKRKRTPRTNTQKRLKRDYDGDVDVLSDVPKNGIEELLKASAYTLGNGAQKLDVTSTIIPQYNQQMPPPTGIYKLKTTSSGRASPSTREAIAGMLSFSEQCYSTTSNSTSKSTKTTKTQPDDDDDQSIENIDKVHQDDDFIYPALDASDDEDYIFKSKSKSQIDEAWNPKARVGPLLPKTNRPAREGVKKTSVEKGLEAAAAKRAKQSDDYLDNNTDKGSKKKLNTTKRTYNKRKPKNSPVTPVGGTSTTSSENAIKTSIGFGSILTSPNRLKDVKAKLAAPVPVERKPKKGMKTAKQRLGKILKLHKMMH is encoded by the exons ATGGAGTTACCAGTTACGTATTGTTTGTGTGGCCGTTCTTACGATTCCGAACAATTTATGATACAATGTGACGTCTGCAAGGAATGGTATCATGGGGG GTGTGTATCCGTAAAGGAGTACATGTCCATTGATCTTGATAAATATCATTGTCCACGTTGTGAAGCTATGTGTGGACCTTCACTTA TTAAAGCAAGATTAAATTGGCATAGACATGATTATTCCGAATCAGAAGCAGACACGAAACCAGTCCAAACTGGAACACCAGTATTTATAAGAGAATTAAAATCCAGACACTTTCCAAAAGCTGATGAAATAGTTAAACATGTTAGAGGACAGCAATTGACTCTTCAATATTTACAAACCAATGGATTTGAAAGTCCCATTATTATTGATGGAAAGGATGGACTAGATATGATTGTCCCTCCTCCAAATTTCAGTGTTTATGACATAGAAAGCTACATAG GTGGAGATCGCGACATGGATGTAATCGATGTTACAAGACAAAGTAATATAAGAATGAAATTAAGAGACTTTGTCGAATATTACAACTCCCCTTGCAGGACAAGGGTTCTTAACGTGATTAgtcttgaattttcaaatactgG TCTTTCACCAATGGTCGAAGCACCATACATCGCGCGTAAACTCGACTGGGTCAATTCTGTTTGGCCACGCGATTGGTCCGAGGATAGTGACATAAAACGTCCTGAAGTACAAAAATATTGCCTAATGGGGGTCAAAGACAGTTTCACAGATTTCCATATTGATTTTGGTGGCACGTCTGTGTGGTATCATGTACTGCGTGGAGAAAAAGTGTTCTATTTAATCAGGCCGACGTCCGCGAATATGCAACTGTATCAACATTGGATGTGCAGTTCGACCCAAAGTGAAACTTTTTTTGGAGATCAGGCAGATGCGTGTTACAAATGTATCCTAAAGCAAGGACAAACCATGATGATTCCAACAGGATGGATACATGCCGTGTTAACTCCAGTCGATTCGTTGGTATTTGGTGGAAACTTTGTACATAGTCTCAACATTCCGATGCAAATACA AATATacgaattagaaaaaaaaatgaagacccCCGCCAAATTTCAGTATCCCGGTTTTGAGACAATCAATTGGTTTGCAGCAAAGAAATTACTGAAAGAACTGAAAGAATTAAATAACGAGGGAAAGAAATGTCCAGCATATCTTTTACAGGGCGTTAAAGCATTACTAAGTATTCTCAAACAGTGGAACACAGACAAAGAT TATAATATGATCAGCAGGGGTCAAATACCAGAAACTATAAGTAGtcaaaaattattgaaagaCTTTAGTAAAGAAATACGTCATGCAGAACGGTACTTAATATCTTTGAATCCTCCAAAACCTGAGCGAGAGAGTAAACGCAAGAAAAAAAAGCCGTTGAACAAAGACTTCGTGGACTACGACGTTGCCGATAGAATGGCCGATAATCCGTTCAAAACAAtgttaaaagaaacaaacaaagtggAAACTATGATTAGCGAATCACTGCCGTCCGGTAGACCACCATTAAAGTTAACTTTACCAAAACCCATTATGTATCCGTATGTCAAAACTCAAAGTTCCATTTTGGAAGAAAAAAGCGGTAGTTCTCCTATTAGTAAACGATCGTCAAAGCCAGGAAAACAGAGTCCAACTGTAATCAGATTTAAACTCGGCAACAACGAAGTCGTGAGAA GAGCGTCGAAAGAATTAACATGGAAACAGACTTCTATATATGATTTCCATGATGGCAGTAATGAAAGTGATTACGGTCGATTTATGATAGACGAATCACCGAAACGGAAGAGAACACCAAGAACCAATACTCAAAAACGATTGAAACGCGATTACGATGGGGATGTTGATGTTTTGAGCGATGTACCAAAAAATGGTatcgaagaattattaaaaGCTTCGGCTTATACTTTGGGAAATGGTGCTCAAAAGTTAGATGTAAC GTCTACAATAATTCCACAGTACAATCAACAAATGCCTCCGCCCACTGg tatttataaattgaaaacgACCAGTTCTGGCAGGGCATCTCCATCGACACGGGAAGCGATCGCCGGGATGTTGTCATTCAGCGAGCAATGCTATTCGACCACGTCGAATAGTACTTCAAAATCTACCAAAACTACGAAAACGCAgcccgacgacgatgacgatcaGTCGATAGAAAACATCGATAAGGTTCATCAGGACGATGACTTCA TTTACCCAGCTTTAGACGCGTCTGACGACGAGGATTATATCTTTAAATCTAAATCAAAAAGTCAAATAGACGAAGCATGGAATCCAAAAGCCAGAGTGGGGCCTCTCTTGCCAAAAACGAATCGCCCAGCTCGAGAAGGTGTAAAGAAAACATCCGTCGAAAAAGGACTCGAGGCGGCAGCGGCGAAACGTGCTAAACAATCG GATGATTATCTGGATAACAACACGGATAAGGGCTCCAAGAAGAAATTG AATACAACTAAACGGACGTACAATAAAAGGAAACCGAAGAACTCACCCGTAACTCCCGTAGGTGGTACATCAACCACATCTTCAGAAAACGCTATTAAAACAAGCATAGGATTCGGTTCAATATTAACCAGCCCTAACAGGTTAAAAGATGTTAAAGCAAAATTGGCAGCTCCAGTTCCAGttg AacgaaaaccaaagaaaggaatgAAAACAGCTAAACAACGcttgggaaaaattttaaagCTTCACAAGATGATGCACTAG
- the LOC143151538 gene encoding histone lysine demethylase PHF8 isoform X1: MELPVTYCLCGRSYDSEQFMIQCDVCKEWYHGGCVSVKEYMSIDLDKYHCPRCEAMCGPSLIKARLNWHRHDYSESEADTKPVQTGTPVFIRELKSRHFPKADEIVKHVRGQQLTLQYLQTNGFESPIIIDGKDGLDMIVPPPNFSVYDIESYIGGDRDMDVIDVTRQSNIRMKLRDFVEYYNSPCRTRVLNVISLEFSNTGLSPMVEAPYIARKLDWVNSVWPRDWSEDSDIKRPEVQKYCLMGVKDSFTDFHIDFGGTSVWYHVLRGEKVFYLIRPTSANMQLYQHWMCSSTQSETFFGDQADACYKCILKQGQTMMIPTGWIHAVLTPVDSLVFGGNFVHSLNIPMQIQIYELEKKMKTPAKFQYPGFETINWFAAKKLLKELKELNNEGKKCPAYLLQGVKALLSILKQWNTDKDYNMISRGQIPETISSQKLLKDFSKEIRHAERYLISLNPPKPERESKRKKKKPLNKDFVDYDVADRMADNPFKTMLKETNKVETMISESLPSGRPPLKLTLPKPIMYPYVKTQSSILEEKSGSSPISKRSSKPGKQSPTVIRFKLGNNEVVRSTHDNINVYNSLTSNHPLGASKELTWKQTSIYDFHDGSNESDYGRFMIDESPKRKRTPRTNTQKRLKRDYDGDVDVLSDVPKNGIEELLKASAYTLGNGAQKLDVTSTIIPQYNQQMPPPTGIYKLKTTSSGRASPSTREAIAGMLSFSEQCYSTTSNSTSKSTKTTKTQPDDDDDQSIENIDKVHQDDDFIYPALDASDDEDYIFKSKSKSQIDEAWNPKARVGPLLPKTNRPAREGVKKTSVEKGLEAAAAKRAKQSDDYLDNNTDKGSKKKLNTTKRTYNKRKPKNSPVTPVGGTSTTSSENAIKTSIGFGSILTSPNRLKDVKAKLAAPVPVERKPKKGMKTAKQRLGKILKLHKMMH, encoded by the exons ATGGAGTTACCAGTTACGTATTGTTTGTGTGGCCGTTCTTACGATTCCGAACAATTTATGATACAATGTGACGTCTGCAAGGAATGGTATCATGGGGG GTGTGTATCCGTAAAGGAGTACATGTCCATTGATCTTGATAAATATCATTGTCCACGTTGTGAAGCTATGTGTGGACCTTCACTTA TTAAAGCAAGATTAAATTGGCATAGACATGATTATTCCGAATCAGAAGCAGACACGAAACCAGTCCAAACTGGAACACCAGTATTTATAAGAGAATTAAAATCCAGACACTTTCCAAAAGCTGATGAAATAGTTAAACATGTTAGAGGACAGCAATTGACTCTTCAATATTTACAAACCAATGGATTTGAAAGTCCCATTATTATTGATGGAAAGGATGGACTAGATATGATTGTCCCTCCTCCAAATTTCAGTGTTTATGACATAGAAAGCTACATAG GTGGAGATCGCGACATGGATGTAATCGATGTTACAAGACAAAGTAATATAAGAATGAAATTAAGAGACTTTGTCGAATATTACAACTCCCCTTGCAGGACAAGGGTTCTTAACGTGATTAgtcttgaattttcaaatactgG TCTTTCACCAATGGTCGAAGCACCATACATCGCGCGTAAACTCGACTGGGTCAATTCTGTTTGGCCACGCGATTGGTCCGAGGATAGTGACATAAAACGTCCTGAAGTACAAAAATATTGCCTAATGGGGGTCAAAGACAGTTTCACAGATTTCCATATTGATTTTGGTGGCACGTCTGTGTGGTATCATGTACTGCGTGGAGAAAAAGTGTTCTATTTAATCAGGCCGACGTCCGCGAATATGCAACTGTATCAACATTGGATGTGCAGTTCGACCCAAAGTGAAACTTTTTTTGGAGATCAGGCAGATGCGTGTTACAAATGTATCCTAAAGCAAGGACAAACCATGATGATTCCAACAGGATGGATACATGCCGTGTTAACTCCAGTCGATTCGTTGGTATTTGGTGGAAACTTTGTACATAGTCTCAACATTCCGATGCAAATACA AATATacgaattagaaaaaaaaatgaagacccCCGCCAAATTTCAGTATCCCGGTTTTGAGACAATCAATTGGTTTGCAGCAAAGAAATTACTGAAAGAACTGAAAGAATTAAATAACGAGGGAAAGAAATGTCCAGCATATCTTTTACAGGGCGTTAAAGCATTACTAAGTATTCTCAAACAGTGGAACACAGACAAAGAT TATAATATGATCAGCAGGGGTCAAATACCAGAAACTATAAGTAGtcaaaaattattgaaagaCTTTAGTAAAGAAATACGTCATGCAGAACGGTACTTAATATCTTTGAATCCTCCAAAACCTGAGCGAGAGAGTAAACGCAAGAAAAAAAAGCCGTTGAACAAAGACTTCGTGGACTACGACGTTGCCGATAGAATGGCCGATAATCCGTTCAAAACAAtgttaaaagaaacaaacaaagtggAAACTATGATTAGCGAATCACTGCCGTCCGGTAGACCACCATTAAAGTTAACTTTACCAAAACCCATTATGTATCCGTATGTCAAAACTCAAAGTTCCATTTTGGAAGAAAAAAGCGGTAGTTCTCCTATTAGTAAACGATCGTCAAAGCCAGGAAAACAGAGTCCAACTGTAATCAGATTTAAACTCGGCAACAACGAAGTCGTGAGAAGTACGCACGACAACATTAATGTATATAATAGTTTAACTTCAAATCATCCCCTAGGAGCGTCGAAAGAATTAACATGGAAACAGACTTCTATATATGATTTCCATGATGGCAGTAATGAAAGTGATTACGGTCGATTTATGATAGACGAATCACCGAAACGGAAGAGAACACCAAGAACCAATACTCAAAAACGATTGAAACGCGATTACGATGGGGATGTTGATGTTTTGAGCGATGTACCAAAAAATGGTatcgaagaattattaaaaGCTTCGGCTTATACTTTGGGAAATGGTGCTCAAAAGTTAGATGTAAC GTCTACAATAATTCCACAGTACAATCAACAAATGCCTCCGCCCACTGg tatttataaattgaaaacgACCAGTTCTGGCAGGGCATCTCCATCGACACGGGAAGCGATCGCCGGGATGTTGTCATTCAGCGAGCAATGCTATTCGACCACGTCGAATAGTACTTCAAAATCTACCAAAACTACGAAAACGCAgcccgacgacgatgacgatcaGTCGATAGAAAACATCGATAAGGTTCATCAGGACGATGACTTCA TTTACCCAGCTTTAGACGCGTCTGACGACGAGGATTATATCTTTAAATCTAAATCAAAAAGTCAAATAGACGAAGCATGGAATCCAAAAGCCAGAGTGGGGCCTCTCTTGCCAAAAACGAATCGCCCAGCTCGAGAAGGTGTAAAGAAAACATCCGTCGAAAAAGGACTCGAGGCGGCAGCGGCGAAACGTGCTAAACAATCG GATGATTATCTGGATAACAACACGGATAAGGGCTCCAAGAAGAAATTG AATACAACTAAACGGACGTACAATAAAAGGAAACCGAAGAACTCACCCGTAACTCCCGTAGGTGGTACATCAACCACATCTTCAGAAAACGCTATTAAAACAAGCATAGGATTCGGTTCAATATTAACCAGCCCTAACAGGTTAAAAGATGTTAAAGCAAAATTGGCAGCTCCAGTTCCAGttg AacgaaaaccaaagaaaggaatgAAAACAGCTAAACAACGcttgggaaaaattttaaagCTTCACAAGATGATGCACTAG
- the LOC143151538 gene encoding histone lysine demethylase PHF8 isoform X3 — translation MELPVTYCLCGRSYDSEQFMIQCDVCKEWYHGGCVSVKEYMSIDLDKYHCPRCEAMCGPSLIKARLNWHRHDYSESEADTKPVQTGTPVFIRELKSRHFPKADEIVKHVRGQQLTLQYLQTNGFESPIIIDGKDGLDMIVPPPNFSVYDIESYIGGDRDMDVIDVTRQSNIRMKLRDFVEYYNSPCRTRVLNVISLEFSNTGLSPMVEAPYIARKLDWVNSVWPRDWSEDSDIKRPEVQKYCLMGVKDSFTDFHIDFGGTSVWYHVLRGEKVFYLIRPTSANMQLYQHWMCSSTQSETFFGDQADACYKCILKQGQTMMIPTGWIHAVLTPVDSLVFGGNFVHSLNIPMQIQIYELEKKMKTPAKFQYPGFETINWFAAKKLLKELKELNNEGKKCPAYLLQGVKALLSILKQWNTDKDYNMISRGQIPETISSQKLLKDFSKEIRHAERYLISLNPPKPERESKRKKKKPLNKDFVDYDVADRMADNPFKTMLKETNKVETMISESLPSGRPPLKLTLPKPIMYPYVKTQSSILEEKSGSSPISKRSSKPGKQSPTVIRFKLGNNEVVRSTHDNINVYNSLTSNHPLGASKELTWKQTSIYDFHDGSNESDYGRFMIDESPKRKRTPRTNTQKRLKRDYDGDVDVLSDVPKNGIEELLKASAYTLGNGAQKLDVTSTIIPQYNQQMPPPTGASPSTREAIAGMLSFSEQCYSTTSNSTSKSTKTTKTQPDDDDDQSIENIDKVHQDDDFIYPALDASDDEDYIFKSKSKSQIDEAWNPKARVGPLLPKTNRPAREGVKKTSVEKGLEAAAAKRAKQSDDYLDNNTDKGSKKKLNTTKRTYNKRKPKNSPVTPVGGTSTTSSENAIKTSIGFGSILTSPNRLKDVKAKLAAPVPVERKPKKGMKTAKQRLGKILKLHKMMH, via the exons ATGGAGTTACCAGTTACGTATTGTTTGTGTGGCCGTTCTTACGATTCCGAACAATTTATGATACAATGTGACGTCTGCAAGGAATGGTATCATGGGGG GTGTGTATCCGTAAAGGAGTACATGTCCATTGATCTTGATAAATATCATTGTCCACGTTGTGAAGCTATGTGTGGACCTTCACTTA TTAAAGCAAGATTAAATTGGCATAGACATGATTATTCCGAATCAGAAGCAGACACGAAACCAGTCCAAACTGGAACACCAGTATTTATAAGAGAATTAAAATCCAGACACTTTCCAAAAGCTGATGAAATAGTTAAACATGTTAGAGGACAGCAATTGACTCTTCAATATTTACAAACCAATGGATTTGAAAGTCCCATTATTATTGATGGAAAGGATGGACTAGATATGATTGTCCCTCCTCCAAATTTCAGTGTTTATGACATAGAAAGCTACATAG GTGGAGATCGCGACATGGATGTAATCGATGTTACAAGACAAAGTAATATAAGAATGAAATTAAGAGACTTTGTCGAATATTACAACTCCCCTTGCAGGACAAGGGTTCTTAACGTGATTAgtcttgaattttcaaatactgG TCTTTCACCAATGGTCGAAGCACCATACATCGCGCGTAAACTCGACTGGGTCAATTCTGTTTGGCCACGCGATTGGTCCGAGGATAGTGACATAAAACGTCCTGAAGTACAAAAATATTGCCTAATGGGGGTCAAAGACAGTTTCACAGATTTCCATATTGATTTTGGTGGCACGTCTGTGTGGTATCATGTACTGCGTGGAGAAAAAGTGTTCTATTTAATCAGGCCGACGTCCGCGAATATGCAACTGTATCAACATTGGATGTGCAGTTCGACCCAAAGTGAAACTTTTTTTGGAGATCAGGCAGATGCGTGTTACAAATGTATCCTAAAGCAAGGACAAACCATGATGATTCCAACAGGATGGATACATGCCGTGTTAACTCCAGTCGATTCGTTGGTATTTGGTGGAAACTTTGTACATAGTCTCAACATTCCGATGCAAATACA AATATacgaattagaaaaaaaaatgaagacccCCGCCAAATTTCAGTATCCCGGTTTTGAGACAATCAATTGGTTTGCAGCAAAGAAATTACTGAAAGAACTGAAAGAATTAAATAACGAGGGAAAGAAATGTCCAGCATATCTTTTACAGGGCGTTAAAGCATTACTAAGTATTCTCAAACAGTGGAACACAGACAAAGAT TATAATATGATCAGCAGGGGTCAAATACCAGAAACTATAAGTAGtcaaaaattattgaaagaCTTTAGTAAAGAAATACGTCATGCAGAACGGTACTTAATATCTTTGAATCCTCCAAAACCTGAGCGAGAGAGTAAACGCAAGAAAAAAAAGCCGTTGAACAAAGACTTCGTGGACTACGACGTTGCCGATAGAATGGCCGATAATCCGTTCAAAACAAtgttaaaagaaacaaacaaagtggAAACTATGATTAGCGAATCACTGCCGTCCGGTAGACCACCATTAAAGTTAACTTTACCAAAACCCATTATGTATCCGTATGTCAAAACTCAAAGTTCCATTTTGGAAGAAAAAAGCGGTAGTTCTCCTATTAGTAAACGATCGTCAAAGCCAGGAAAACAGAGTCCAACTGTAATCAGATTTAAACTCGGCAACAACGAAGTCGTGAGAAGTACGCACGACAACATTAATGTATATAATAGTTTAACTTCAAATCATCCCCTAGGAGCGTCGAAAGAATTAACATGGAAACAGACTTCTATATATGATTTCCATGATGGCAGTAATGAAAGTGATTACGGTCGATTTATGATAGACGAATCACCGAAACGGAAGAGAACACCAAGAACCAATACTCAAAAACGATTGAAACGCGATTACGATGGGGATGTTGATGTTTTGAGCGATGTACCAAAAAATGGTatcgaagaattattaaaaGCTTCGGCTTATACTTTGGGAAATGGTGCTCAAAAGTTAGATGTAAC GTCTACAATAATTCCACAGTACAATCAACAAATGCCTCCGCCCACTGg GGCATCTCCATCGACACGGGAAGCGATCGCCGGGATGTTGTCATTCAGCGAGCAATGCTATTCGACCACGTCGAATAGTACTTCAAAATCTACCAAAACTACGAAAACGCAgcccgacgacgatgacgatcaGTCGATAGAAAACATCGATAAGGTTCATCAGGACGATGACTTCA TTTACCCAGCTTTAGACGCGTCTGACGACGAGGATTATATCTTTAAATCTAAATCAAAAAGTCAAATAGACGAAGCATGGAATCCAAAAGCCAGAGTGGGGCCTCTCTTGCCAAAAACGAATCGCCCAGCTCGAGAAGGTGTAAAGAAAACATCCGTCGAAAAAGGACTCGAGGCGGCAGCGGCGAAACGTGCTAAACAATCG GATGATTATCTGGATAACAACACGGATAAGGGCTCCAAGAAGAAATTG AATACAACTAAACGGACGTACAATAAAAGGAAACCGAAGAACTCACCCGTAACTCCCGTAGGTGGTACATCAACCACATCTTCAGAAAACGCTATTAAAACAAGCATAGGATTCGGTTCAATATTAACCAGCCCTAACAGGTTAAAAGATGTTAAAGCAAAATTGGCAGCTCCAGTTCCAGttg AacgaaaaccaaagaaaggaatgAAAACAGCTAAACAACGcttgggaaaaattttaaagCTTCACAAGATGATGCACTAG
- the LOC143151538 gene encoding histone lysine demethylase PHF8 isoform X2 — MELPVTYCLCGRSYDSEQFMIQCDVCKEWYHGGCVSVKEYMSIDLDKYHCPRCEAMCGPSLIKARLNWHRHDYSESEADTKPVQTGTPVFIRELKSRHFPKADEIVKHVRGQQLTLQYLQTNGFESPIIIDGKDGLDMIVPPPNFSVYDIESYIGGDRDMDVIDVTRQSNIRMKLRDFVEYYNSPCRTRVLNVISLEFSNTGLSPMVEAPYIARKLDWVNSVWPRDWSEDSDIKRPEVQKYCLMGVKDSFTDFHIDFGGTSVWYHVLRGEKVFYLIRPTSANMQLYQHWMCSSTQSETFFGDQADACYKCILKQGQTMMIPTGWIHAVLTPVDSLVFGGNFVHSLNIPMQIQIYELEKKMKTPAKFQYPGFETINWFAAKKLLKELKELNNEGKKCPAYLLQGVKALLSILKQWNTDKDYNMISRGQIPETISSQKLLKDFSKEIRHAERYLISLNPPKPERESKRKKKKPLNKDFVDYDVADRMADNPFKTMLKETNKVETMISESLPSGRPPLKLTLPKPIMYPYVKTQSSILEEKSGSSPISKRSSKPGKQSPTVIRFKLGNNEVVRSTHDNINVYNSLTSNHPLGASKELTWKQTSIYDFHDGSNESDYGRFMIDESPKRKRTPRTNTQKRLKRDYDGDVDVLSDVPKNGIEELLKASAYTLGNGAQKLDVTSTIIPQYNQQMPPPTGSGRASPSTREAIAGMLSFSEQCYSTTSNSTSKSTKTTKTQPDDDDDQSIENIDKVHQDDDFIYPALDASDDEDYIFKSKSKSQIDEAWNPKARVGPLLPKTNRPAREGVKKTSVEKGLEAAAAKRAKQSDDYLDNNTDKGSKKKLNTTKRTYNKRKPKNSPVTPVGGTSTTSSENAIKTSIGFGSILTSPNRLKDVKAKLAAPVPVERKPKKGMKTAKQRLGKILKLHKMMH; from the exons ATGGAGTTACCAGTTACGTATTGTTTGTGTGGCCGTTCTTACGATTCCGAACAATTTATGATACAATGTGACGTCTGCAAGGAATGGTATCATGGGGG GTGTGTATCCGTAAAGGAGTACATGTCCATTGATCTTGATAAATATCATTGTCCACGTTGTGAAGCTATGTGTGGACCTTCACTTA TTAAAGCAAGATTAAATTGGCATAGACATGATTATTCCGAATCAGAAGCAGACACGAAACCAGTCCAAACTGGAACACCAGTATTTATAAGAGAATTAAAATCCAGACACTTTCCAAAAGCTGATGAAATAGTTAAACATGTTAGAGGACAGCAATTGACTCTTCAATATTTACAAACCAATGGATTTGAAAGTCCCATTATTATTGATGGAAAGGATGGACTAGATATGATTGTCCCTCCTCCAAATTTCAGTGTTTATGACATAGAAAGCTACATAG GTGGAGATCGCGACATGGATGTAATCGATGTTACAAGACAAAGTAATATAAGAATGAAATTAAGAGACTTTGTCGAATATTACAACTCCCCTTGCAGGACAAGGGTTCTTAACGTGATTAgtcttgaattttcaaatactgG TCTTTCACCAATGGTCGAAGCACCATACATCGCGCGTAAACTCGACTGGGTCAATTCTGTTTGGCCACGCGATTGGTCCGAGGATAGTGACATAAAACGTCCTGAAGTACAAAAATATTGCCTAATGGGGGTCAAAGACAGTTTCACAGATTTCCATATTGATTTTGGTGGCACGTCTGTGTGGTATCATGTACTGCGTGGAGAAAAAGTGTTCTATTTAATCAGGCCGACGTCCGCGAATATGCAACTGTATCAACATTGGATGTGCAGTTCGACCCAAAGTGAAACTTTTTTTGGAGATCAGGCAGATGCGTGTTACAAATGTATCCTAAAGCAAGGACAAACCATGATGATTCCAACAGGATGGATACATGCCGTGTTAACTCCAGTCGATTCGTTGGTATTTGGTGGAAACTTTGTACATAGTCTCAACATTCCGATGCAAATACA AATATacgaattagaaaaaaaaatgaagacccCCGCCAAATTTCAGTATCCCGGTTTTGAGACAATCAATTGGTTTGCAGCAAAGAAATTACTGAAAGAACTGAAAGAATTAAATAACGAGGGAAAGAAATGTCCAGCATATCTTTTACAGGGCGTTAAAGCATTACTAAGTATTCTCAAACAGTGGAACACAGACAAAGAT TATAATATGATCAGCAGGGGTCAAATACCAGAAACTATAAGTAGtcaaaaattattgaaagaCTTTAGTAAAGAAATACGTCATGCAGAACGGTACTTAATATCTTTGAATCCTCCAAAACCTGAGCGAGAGAGTAAACGCAAGAAAAAAAAGCCGTTGAACAAAGACTTCGTGGACTACGACGTTGCCGATAGAATGGCCGATAATCCGTTCAAAACAAtgttaaaagaaacaaacaaagtggAAACTATGATTAGCGAATCACTGCCGTCCGGTAGACCACCATTAAAGTTAACTTTACCAAAACCCATTATGTATCCGTATGTCAAAACTCAAAGTTCCATTTTGGAAGAAAAAAGCGGTAGTTCTCCTATTAGTAAACGATCGTCAAAGCCAGGAAAACAGAGTCCAACTGTAATCAGATTTAAACTCGGCAACAACGAAGTCGTGAGAAGTACGCACGACAACATTAATGTATATAATAGTTTAACTTCAAATCATCCCCTAGGAGCGTCGAAAGAATTAACATGGAAACAGACTTCTATATATGATTTCCATGATGGCAGTAATGAAAGTGATTACGGTCGATTTATGATAGACGAATCACCGAAACGGAAGAGAACACCAAGAACCAATACTCAAAAACGATTGAAACGCGATTACGATGGGGATGTTGATGTTTTGAGCGATGTACCAAAAAATGGTatcgaagaattattaaaaGCTTCGGCTTATACTTTGGGAAATGGTGCTCAAAAGTTAGATGTAAC GTCTACAATAATTCCACAGTACAATCAACAAATGCCTCCGCCCACTGg TTCTGGCAGGGCATCTCCATCGACACGGGAAGCGATCGCCGGGATGTTGTCATTCAGCGAGCAATGCTATTCGACCACGTCGAATAGTACTTCAAAATCTACCAAAACTACGAAAACGCAgcccgacgacgatgacgatcaGTCGATAGAAAACATCGATAAGGTTCATCAGGACGATGACTTCA TTTACCCAGCTTTAGACGCGTCTGACGACGAGGATTATATCTTTAAATCTAAATCAAAAAGTCAAATAGACGAAGCATGGAATCCAAAAGCCAGAGTGGGGCCTCTCTTGCCAAAAACGAATCGCCCAGCTCGAGAAGGTGTAAAGAAAACATCCGTCGAAAAAGGACTCGAGGCGGCAGCGGCGAAACGTGCTAAACAATCG GATGATTATCTGGATAACAACACGGATAAGGGCTCCAAGAAGAAATTG AATACAACTAAACGGACGTACAATAAAAGGAAACCGAAGAACTCACCCGTAACTCCCGTAGGTGGTACATCAACCACATCTTCAGAAAACGCTATTAAAACAAGCATAGGATTCGGTTCAATATTAACCAGCCCTAACAGGTTAAAAGATGTTAAAGCAAAATTGGCAGCTCCAGTTCCAGttg AacgaaaaccaaagaaaggaatgAAAACAGCTAAACAACGcttgggaaaaattttaaagCTTCACAAGATGATGCACTAG